A genomic segment from Aegilops tauschii subsp. strangulata cultivar AL8/78 chromosome 1, Aet v6.0, whole genome shotgun sequence encodes:
- the LOC123496896 gene encoding uncharacterized protein: MCLRDRDLWLMRCPLICNWAVEFHLPHRVFCQFGLFQPHPPEWVDMDKALHRLDRRRQRKIKDWDKHHASYVTRFQLCVEQARSSARAQLREHNPLACDNYIRWLLENTRVEICPPAYNEDILEEPVNFEDLSKGKYNRDVRVGQGVPVVPVINYVRTEIKKAADESRSILENTPVGKGNDDGSLRAFLKRQAKKLRRLSNLLGCRDPKFDEPSASRSGTPSDPSSHHQGDDVSSSYAYLDDDGVVTQEGHELDDDMTLADAQLRSPYVFKPRQPRRRYTPNDFDNRGNPKVVVGTSRMASLDDEAEEEVQEEEPRPPRKKKITCRRGTRNTRGRH; this comes from the exons ATGTGCTTGCGGGATAGGGATCTCTGGCTTATGcggtgcccactgatatgcaactgggcTGTTGAGTTTCATTTGCCGCATCGCGTGTTTTGTCAGTTTGGTTTGTTCCAGCCTCACCCGCCGGAATGGGTGGATATGGACAAAGCACTTCATAG GTTGGACAGGAGAAGGCAGCGGAAGATAAAGGACTGGGACAAGCATCATGCTTCGTATGTTACCCGCTTCCAGCTTTGCGTGGAGCAAGCTCGTAGCAGTGCACGCGCCCAGCTTCGTGAGCATAACCCACTTGCTTGTGATAACTACATACGATGGCTTCTTGAAAATACTCGAGTTGAGATATGCCCGCCGGCATATAATGAGGATATTCTTGAAGAACCCGTAAACTTTGAGGATCTATCAAAGGGGAAGTACAACAGAGATGTCAGGGTAGGGCAAGGAGTCCCTGTTGTTCCGGTGATTAATTATGTG CGCACCGAGATCAAGAAAGCAGCTGATGAGAGCCGGTCTATTCTCGAGAACACACCGGTTGGAAAAGGCAATGATGATGGTTCACTACGAGCATTCCTCAAG CGTCAGGCCAAGAAGTTAAGGCGGTTATCGAATCTTCTCGGTTGCCGTGATCCCAAATTTGATGAACCATCTGCCTCTAGGTCTGGTACACCATCAGACCCCTCATCTCACCATCAGGGGGACGATGTGAGTTCCTCATATGCTTATCTGGATGATGATGGCGtggtcacccaagag GGCCATGAGCTTGATGATGACATGACTTTGGCGGACGCTCAACTTCGGTCCCCATATGTGTTCAAGCCTAGGCAGCCCAGACGCCGGTACACGCCCAACGACTTTGACAACAGAGGCAACCCAAAGGTGGTCGTAGGGACCTCGCGAATGGCTAGCTTGGATGATGAGGCGGAGGAGGAAGTGCAGGAAGAGGAGCCTCGTCCACCCAGGAAGAAGAAGATTACCTGCAGGCGTGGCACCAGGAACACGCGCGGAAGGCATTAG
- the LOC109776388 gene encoding putative disease resistance RPP13-like protein 1 has protein sequence MDVLLSAVVSDLFGRSASFVINRYFQRQPGIDMILQRLERVVLRIDTVVEEAEGRHITNQGMLRQLKMLRQGMYRGHYVLDALTFQAPDDEEEEEEEVSHSSSALTNVTPAKRLRFSQAGSSTSNREELLFGVNSNVREELQRMVDTLEDTMAGMKEFLFFLQSCPPILRQPYGAYLLLDNCMFGRQSERQRVLDFLLRPSAAPDLAVLPIVGPIRVGKTTLVEHICRDESVRDRFSMILFFPEGSLKDEGVIDLKGENINGLVKHRDCASSNMLLIIVEIGEDINKEAWRRLKSSTTRMTPRGGSKIIITSRSGRIVNLGTTETLWLDYLPPEAYWHFFKSIAFGSTNPNEHPKLATMAMEIALEQRQCFTGTHLVAGILRDNFNARFWRTILECVRAYKQTHLLMFEKHPNLRLREDEPVYYWRLAKSRRYFLICNYHQSDSSSEEVPKISVRDILLGCTLPHGEFEALAWRSRIPPYYNYTISCKMQAPEPKVGRKKRMPQDEGHLS, from the coding sequence ATGGACGTCCTGCTCTCTGCAGTCGTTAGCGACCTCTTCGGCAGGTCGGCATCCTTCGTGATCAACAGATACTTCCAGCGGCAGCCCGGCATCGACATGATTCTCCAGAGGCTGGAGAGAGTAGTACTGAGAATCGACACCGTTGTCGAGGAGGCAGAGGGGCGGCACATCACCAACCAAGGGATGCTCCGTCAGCTCAAGATGTTGAGGCAAGGGATGTACAGAGGCCACTATGTTCTTGATGCCTTGACATTCCAAGCCCctgacgatgaggaggaggaggaggaggaggtcagcCATTCATCGTCTGCGCTCACCAATGTAACTCCAGCCAAACGGCTTCGTTTCTCTCAGGCTGGCAGCAGTACTAGTAACAGAGAAGAACTGTTGTTTGGTGTAAACAGCAACGTACGAGAAGAGCTGCAGCGGATGGTTGATACCCTTGAAGACACCATGGCTGGTATGAAAGAATTTCTTTTCTTCTTGCAGTCGTGTCCTCCGATACTCCGCCAACCTTATGGCGCATATTTGCTCTTGGACAATTGCATGTTTGGTCGCCAATCAGAACGGCAACGGGTCCTGGATTTCTTGCTGCGTCCCAGTGCTGCTCCAGATTTGGCTGTACTTCCGATTGTTGGTCCAATAAGAGTAGGGAAGACCACTCTTGTTGAGCATATTTGCAGGGATGAGAGTGTGCGTGATCGTTTCTCAATGATCCTCTTCTTTCCAGAAGGCAGCCTCAAGGATGAAGGAGTGATCGACCTGAAAGGGGAAAATATTAATGGTCTAGTCAAACATCGGGATTGTGCTTCTTCAAACATGTTGCTGATTATTGTTGAAATAGGTGAGGACATTAACAAGGAAGCATGGAGAAGGCTGAAATCTTCCACGACACGCATGACACCGCGTGGTGGGAGTAAAATTATAATCACAAGTCGTTCTGGAAGAATTGTTAATCTAGGAACAACCGAAACACTTTGGCTGGACTATCTCCCTCCAGAAGCTTATTGGCACTTTTTCAAATCAATTGCATTCGGAAGCACAAACCCTAATGAGCACCCAAAACTGGCAACAATGGCTATGGAGATCGCTTTGGAACAGAGACAATGTTTCACAGGCACGCATCTTGTTGCTGGGATACTGAGAGATAACTTCAATGCTCGATTTTGGCGCACAATTCTTGAATGCGTGAGAGCATATAAACAGACACATCTCCTTATGTTTGAAAAGCACCCAAACCTTCGTTTGCGGGAAGATGAACCAGTGTACTATTGGAGATTGGCGAAGAGCCGCAGATATTTCTTGATTTGCAACTATCATCAGTCAGATTCCTCCAGTGAGGAAGTCCCCAAGATCAGTGTGCGGGACATCCTCTTAGGATGTACACTACCTCATGGGGAATTTGAGGCTCTTGCATGGAGGTCTCGCATACCACCCTACTACAACTACACAATAAGCTGTAAGATGCAAGCGCCAGAACCTAAGGTTGGAAGAAAGAAGCGCATGCCTCAGGACGAAGGACATTTGAGTTGA